In the Ilumatobacteraceae bacterium genome, one interval contains:
- a CDS encoding glycine--tRNA ligase: MPATELDQIVNLCKRRGFVYPSAEIYGGFRSTYDYGPLGSLLLRNVKEAWLRSMVQQRDDVMLIDAAVLGPPQVWEASGHLGNFSDPLVDCTNCKNRFRLDKLDDPDTCPECGATKSFTEAREFNLMFKTQAGPVEGAGADAYLRPETAQGMFTNFSNVLQTSRKKPPFGIAQIGKSFRNEITPQNWIFRTREFEQMEMEFFVPPADSDQWYEYWCNERLNWYIELGIPADMVMLRPHDADELSHYSTGTADVEFKFPWGFDELEGIAKRTDFDLKAHAAASGEKLDYFDPQTNERYVPYVIEPAAGATRTMAAFLLAAYDEDEVNGETRTVLRLHPRLAPYKVAVLPLSKKDTLTPLAHEVRKTLSDRYMVDYDETQNIGKRYRRQDEIGTPLCVTVDFDSLDDDAVTVRDRDTMEQVRVPIDQLTSLISDRLGF; encoded by the coding sequence ATGCCCGCCACCGAGCTCGATCAGATCGTCAACCTGTGCAAACGCCGTGGGTTCGTGTACCCGTCGGCCGAGATCTACGGCGGCTTCAGGTCGACCTACGACTACGGCCCCCTCGGTTCGCTGCTGCTCCGCAACGTCAAGGAAGCCTGGCTGCGTTCGATGGTCCAGCAGCGCGACGACGTGATGCTGATCGACGCCGCGGTGCTCGGGCCACCCCAGGTCTGGGAGGCGTCGGGCCACCTCGGCAACTTCTCCGATCCGCTGGTCGACTGCACCAACTGCAAGAACCGGTTCCGCCTCGACAAACTCGACGATCCCGACACCTGCCCGGAGTGCGGCGCGACGAAGAGCTTCACCGAGGCGCGCGAGTTCAACCTGATGTTCAAGACCCAGGCAGGTCCGGTCGAGGGGGCCGGCGCCGACGCGTATCTCCGTCCCGAGACGGCGCAGGGCATGTTCACCAACTTCTCCAACGTGCTGCAGACCAGCCGCAAGAAGCCGCCGTTCGGCATCGCCCAGATCGGCAAGAGCTTCCGCAACGAGATCACGCCGCAGAACTGGATCTTCCGGACGCGCGAGTTCGAGCAGATGGAGATGGAGTTCTTCGTCCCGCCCGCCGACAGCGACCAGTGGTACGAGTACTGGTGCAACGAGCGCCTGAACTGGTACATCGAGCTCGGGATCCCGGCCGACATGGTCATGCTGCGACCGCACGACGCCGACGAGCTGTCGCACTATTCGACCGGCACCGCCGACGTCGAGTTCAAGTTCCCGTGGGGTTTCGACGAACTCGAGGGCATCGCCAAGCGCACCGACTTCGACCTCAAGGCGCACGCTGCGGCATCGGGGGAGAAGCTCGACTACTTCGACCCGCAGACCAACGAGCGCTACGTGCCGTACGTGATCGAGCCGGCCGCAGGTGCCACCCGGACCATGGCGGCGTTCCTGCTCGCGGCGTATGACGAAGACGAGGTCAACGGCGAGACGCGCACCGTGCTGCGCCTGCACCCCCGGCTCGCGCCGTACAAGGTCGCGGTGCTCCCGCTGAGCAAGAAGGACACGCTGACGCCGCTGGCGCACGAGGTCCGCAAGACGCTCAGCGACCGGTACATGGTCGATTACGACGAGACCCAGAACATCGGCAAGCGATACCGCCGGCAAGACGAGATCGGCACGCCGCTGTGTGTCACGGTCGACTTCGACTCGCTCGACGACGACGCCGTGACCGTGCGCGACCGTGACACGATGGAGCAGGTCCGGGTACCGATCGACCAGCTCACGTCGCTGATCTCCGACCGTCTCGGCTTCTGA
- a CDS encoding phosphoribosylanthranilate isomerase produces MFVKICGITNEDDALFAVAMGADAVGFVFAPSTRQVAAQTVYDITRRLPPEVLTVGVFRDEHPSRVIDIANKANVKAVQLHGRETKEQAIEIGKSVRWVIKAFGADSPQLPEADQYGTDLVLLDAPTPGSGKLFDWRLASEVPDGLRLILAGGLDPDNVADAIEIVEPWGVDVSSGVEASPGRKDPTKIRRFIANARAAAPEPYLGPDELPYDWADE; encoded by the coding sequence ATGTTCGTGAAGATCTGCGGCATCACCAACGAAGACGATGCGCTGTTCGCGGTCGCCATGGGCGCCGACGCGGTCGGTTTCGTCTTCGCGCCGTCCACTCGCCAAGTCGCGGCGCAGACCGTGTACGACATCACCCGGCGACTGCCGCCCGAGGTGCTGACGGTCGGCGTGTTCCGCGACGAACACCCGTCGCGGGTGATCGACATCGCCAACAAGGCCAACGTCAAGGCGGTCCAGCTGCACGGACGCGAGACCAAGGAGCAGGCGATCGAGATCGGCAAGAGTGTCCGATGGGTCATCAAGGCCTTCGGTGCCGACTCGCCGCAGCTCCCCGAGGCCGATCAGTACGGCACCGATCTGGTGCTGCTCGACGCGCCGACGCCCGGATCCGGCAAGTTGTTCGACTGGCGACTGGCGTCGGAGGTGCCCGACGGTCTCCGGCTGATCCTCGCCGGCGGCCTCGACCCCGACAACGTTGCCGACGCGATCGAGATCGTCGAGCCGTGGGGCGTCGACGTGTCATCGGGCGTCGAGGCGTCGCCGGGGCGCAAGGACCCGACCAAGATCCGGCGGTTCATCGCCAACGCGCGCGCTGCCGCCCCGGAGCCGTACCTCGGCCCGGACGAGCTGCCCTACGACTGGGCCGACGAATAA
- the trpC gene encoding indole-3-glycerol phosphate synthase TrpC, translating to MSTYLDRILDRHRQVTAADERSLDALIATVDGTGPTRGFRRALAGSDRLAVISEVKRRSPSKGDLFPNLDPAHLAGEYEAGGAACLSVLTDEEFFGGSVADLQTARAACSLPVLRKDFTVSALDVVDARIMGADAVLLIVAALDQAELSDFHALAVELGLDVLVEVHDEPELERAVAVGATLVGVNQRDLVTFEVDHERAVRMASAIPDDVVKVAESGVRGSDDARALHAAGYQAVLVGESLVTSGDAAAAVADLIG from the coding sequence GTGAGCACCTATCTCGACCGCATCCTCGACCGCCATCGCCAGGTCACGGCGGCCGACGAGCGCTCGCTCGACGCCCTGATCGCCACGGTCGACGGCACCGGGCCGACACGCGGGTTCCGTCGGGCGCTCGCCGGGTCCGACCGGCTGGCCGTCATCAGCGAGGTCAAGCGACGGTCGCCGTCGAAGGGTGATCTGTTCCCGAACCTCGACCCGGCGCATCTCGCCGGTGAGTACGAGGCCGGGGGAGCAGCATGTCTGTCGGTGCTGACCGACGAGGAGTTCTTCGGCGGGTCGGTCGCCGACCTCCAGACGGCGCGGGCCGCATGCTCGCTGCCGGTCCTGCGCAAGGACTTCACCGTGTCGGCGCTCGACGTGGTCGACGCCCGGATCATGGGTGCCGACGCCGTGCTGCTGATCGTCGCCGCCCTCGACCAGGCCGAACTCTCCGACTTCCATGCCCTGGCCGTCGAACTCGGTCTCGACGTCCTCGTCGAGGTGCACGACGAACCCGAACTCGAGCGTGCGGTCGCGGTCGGCGCGACGCTCGTCGGCGTCAATCAGCGTGACCTGGTCACCTTCGAGGTCGACCACGAGCGTGCGGTCCGGATGGCGTCCGCGATCCCCGACGATGTCGTGAAGGTCGCCGAGTCCGGTGTGCGGGGCAGCGACGACGCCCGTGCGCTGCATGCTGCCGGGTACCAGGCGGTGCTCGTCGGCGAGTCGTTGGTCACCTCCGGCGATGCGGCGGCAGCGGTCGCCGACCTCATCGGCTGA